A section of the Pristiophorus japonicus isolate sPriJap1 chromosome 4, sPriJap1.hap1, whole genome shotgun sequence genome encodes:
- the LOC139262219 gene encoding ferritin heavy chain, oocyte isoform-like — translation MASQVCQNYHQDCEDAVNKQINMELNSSYFYLSMSFYFDRDDVALRHFAEFFKEQSHEECEHAEKLMEFQNQRGGRIILSDIKKPEQDEWSNGLEAMQRALQMEKNVNQSLLDLHKLSTGSTDPHLCDFLETHYLDEQVKMIKKLGDHITNLKRLGAPENGLGEYLFDKHTLGKSD, via the exons ATGGCTTctcaagtgtgtcagaactaccaccaggactgtgaggatgctgtcaataagcagatcaacatggagctcaatTCCTCCTATTtttatctctctatg tccttctactttgaccgggatgatgttgccctgcgtcactttgctgagttcttcaaggagcagtcacatgaggaatgtgagcatgctgagaaactgatggaattccagaatcagCGTGGAGGCCGAATCATCTTGTCTGATATCAAG aaaccagagcaggatgagtggagcaatggtctggaggccatgcagagagctctgcagatggagaagaatgtgaaccagagtctgctggatctgcacaaactctccactgggagcactgaccctcat ttgtgtgacttcctggagacccactacttggatgaacaagtgaagatgatcaagaagcttggcgatcacatcaccaacctgaagagactgggagcccctgagaatggcctgggagagtacctgtttgacaagcacaccctggggaagagtgactga